A genome region from Sulfurihydrogenibium sp. includes the following:
- the mazG gene encoding nucleoside triphosphate pyrophosphohydrolase gives MECREEGKKFQELVEIVQRLRKECPWDREQTNQSIKNNLIEEAYELLEAIEENDDEKMIEELGDVLLQVVFHSQIKKDEGKFDVVVVIDRLIKKLIKRHPHVFGESEAKNAEDVLKQWHQIKQGEKNSILEGIPKRMPALLRSYKVQDRMAKVGFEWESINDVWEKVFEEIQELKEAKTYEEKVHEFGDILTALVNLARFLKIDPEEVLHLATDRSIKRFNYIEQKAKQQGKKLEEMSLEEMDKYWNESKGVVG, from the coding sequence ATGGAATGTAGAGAGGAAGGAAAGAAGTTTCAAGAGCTTGTCGAGATAGTTCAAAGATTAAGAAAAGAATGTCCATGGGATAGAGAGCAGACAAATCAGTCTATTAAAAATAATCTAATAGAAGAAGCTTATGAGCTATTAGAAGCAATTGAAGAAAACGATGATGAAAAGATGATAGAAGAGCTTGGAGATGTTTTACTGCAGGTAGTTTTCCACAGCCAAATCAAAAAAGATGAAGGTAAGTTTGATGTAGTTGTTGTAATAGATAGATTGATTAAAAAGCTTATAAAAAGACATCCTCATGTTTTTGGAGAGTCAGAGGCTAAAAATGCTGAAGATGTATTAAAACAGTGGCATCAAATAAAACAAGGAGAAAAAAACTCTATTTTAGAGGGAATTCCAAAAAGAATGCCTGCACTTTTGCGTTCTTATAAAGTTCAAGATAGAATGGCAAAGGTTGGATTTGAATGGGAAAGCATAAACGATGTATGGGAAAAAGTCTTTGAAGAGATACAAGAGTTAAAAGAAGCAAAAACATACGAAGAAAAAGTCCATGAATTTGGAGATATTCTAACTGCACTTGTCAATCTTGCGAGATTTTTAAAAATAGACCCGGAAGAAGTACTTCATTTAGCAACAGATAGAAGCATAAAAAGGTTTAATTACATCGAGCAGAAAGCAAAACAACAGGGTAAAAAGTTAGAAGAGATGAGCTTGGAAGAGATGGATAAATATTGGAACGAATCAAAGGGTGTTGTGGGATAA
- a CDS encoding AI-2E family transporter, with protein sequence MLDDIKKLGNIFFVISFLLFLFLGYVIFAPFIGIITVSILLVVVFYPIHQKISKIVKNSVLNSLISTFIILTTLLLPFSLILFFLTKEIIELYPLIADYITNPNLIVEKLKESPYLYKLYLKLQEFYLSKLDSNFHDSIINYLKQFTAIMFNFARTFLSNVILISIAIFIMALTIFFLFKDGYKLYNLVYSIIPLEKEEKDYLFSNSYAAVQAVILGSVFVAIAQAIASLIGFLIAGVDYSLVLTFLTFFAAFIPFGGASLVWVPVAIYLMVSKGLLVGILFTLYGTFVISTVDNIIRPIVVGTKIDMHPMIMFFAIIGGLSTFGFLGIFIAPVIVALIDAFIMLYKKRYGIENE encoded by the coding sequence TTGTTAGATGATATTAAGAAGTTAGGAAATATATTTTTTGTTATTTCCTTTCTTCTTTTTCTTTTTTTAGGATATGTAATCTTTGCTCCGTTTATAGGTATTATTACAGTTTCAATATTACTTGTTGTAGTTTTTTATCCGATACATCAAAAAATTTCAAAGATTGTAAAAAATTCCGTTTTAAATTCTTTAATTTCAACATTTATAATACTGACTACGCTACTGTTACCATTTAGCTTGATTTTGTTTTTTCTGACAAAGGAAATCATAGAGCTGTATCCACTGATTGCAGATTATATAACAAATCCTAACTTAATTGTTGAAAAATTAAAAGAAAGTCCTTATCTATATAAACTCTATCTTAAACTTCAAGAATTTTATCTAAGCAAGCTTGATAGCAACTTTCATGACTCAATAATTAATTATCTTAAACAATTTACAGCAATTATGTTTAATTTTGCGAGGACATTTTTATCAAATGTTATTTTGATTTCCATTGCTATCTTTATCATGGCTTTAACCATTTTCTTTCTTTTTAAAGATGGATATAAGCTGTACAATTTGGTTTATTCAATAATTCCTTTAGAAAAAGAAGAGAAAGATTACTTATTTAGTAATTCTTATGCCGCAGTTCAAGCTGTAATTCTTGGTTCTGTATTTGTAGCAATTGCTCAAGCTATAGCATCTTTAATTGGATTTTTGATTGCTGGCGTAGATTACAGTCTTGTTCTTACTTTTCTGACATTTTTTGCTGCATTCATTCCTTTTGGTGGTGCGTCCTTGGTATGGGTTCCGGTTGCTATTTATCTTATGGTCAGCAAAGGTCTTTTAGTAGGAATTCTTTTTACTCTTTATGGAACTTTTGTAATTAGCACTGTAGATAATATTATTCGACCTATAGTTGTTGGAACTAAAATTGACATGCACCCAATGATAATGTTTTTTGCTATTATTGGTGGATTAAGTACCTTTGGATTTCTTGGTATTTTTATTGCTCCCGTAATCGTTGCATTGATAGATGCTTTTATTATGCTTTATAAGAAAAGATATGGAATAGAAAATGAGTAA